A stretch of Henckelia pumila isolate YLH828 chromosome 4, ASM3356847v2, whole genome shotgun sequence DNA encodes these proteins:
- the LOC140863179 gene encoding bidirectional sugar transporter SWEET16-like, which produces MAGLSFILGIIGNVISILMFASPIKTFKHVVKKKSTENYKGVPYITTLLSTSLWSYYGLLKTGGLLIVTVNGAGAALHVIYVTLFLIYATNNVKVKYVKLVTIINIGFLGAVILVTQFAFHGSLRITLIGILCAGLTIGMYAAPLSAMKTVIQMKSVKYMPFFLSFFQFLNSGVWSAYAVLVKDYYIGVPNAIGFLLGSAQLILYVIYKNKSPPEDPREEEGSAHLFEGMVQMHDFKESMKNRSLSKGNSLPKPSTARQYNQNITKTISLSPFELEEILNERDMEKGFQNH; this is translated from the exons ATGGCTGGCTTAAGCTTCATCCTCGGAATTATAG GGAATGTGATTTCCATTCTCATGTTCGCGTCTCCTAT aaaaACCTTTAAGCATGTAGTGAAGAAGAAATCTACAGAGAATTACAAAGGAGTCCCTTATATCACCACATTGTTGAGTACCAGCTTGTGGTCATATTACGGACTTCTCAAGACTGGGGGCTTACTTATTGTCACTGTCAATGGCGCTGGAGCCGCTTTGCATGTTATCTATGTCACCCTCTTCCTCATATATGCCACCAACAACGTCAAG GTGAAATATGTGAAATTGGTGACAATTATAAACATTGGGTTTCTTGGGGCTGTAATACTTGTGACTCAGTTTGCTTTCCATGGGAGTCTGCGCATTACACTGATTGGAATCCTGTGTGCTGGATTGACCATTGGCATGTATGCGGCACCACTCTCTGCTATG AAAACAGTAATTCAAATGAAAAGCGTGAAGTACATGCCCTTTTTCCTCTCATTCTTCCAATTTCTCAACAGTGGCGTATGGTCTGCTTATGCGGTACTTGTTAAAGATTACTATATCGGG GTGCCGAATGCTATTGGATTTTTGTTGGGCTCGGCCCAATTAATATTGTACGTAATCTATAAAAACAAATCGCCGCCAGAGGATCCAAGGGAAGAAGAAGGCTCGGCCCATTTATTTGAAGGGATGGTTCAAATGCATGATTTCAAAGAAAGCATGAAAAATCGAAGCCTTAGCAAAGGAAATAGCCTTCCGAAGCCATCCACTGctcgacaatacaatcaaaacatCACTAAGACAATTTCTCTGAGCCCCTTTGAGTTGGAAGAAATACTCAATGAAAGAGACATGGAGAAAGGTTTTCAAAATCATTGA